The genome window GGTTATGAATTTGTTTGGAGGGTGAAGGGGAAAACTATGTGTTCACATGTTTGACTCAAATTGTGACAAGGCTGTGGATTTTCTGAAAAAGGTGGTTTCTTCATAAATCAGCACTTTCCTTTGTTTATCTGTTCTATTTATTGCCTATTTTCGTATATCATTCTTTTCCCTTCTGCGTCTTCTAAGCTGACTTTTCATAGTGCACTTACTGAGAATAAAACATTTAAGGATAAttcttttttgcattttttttcaatttgcaGTGCAGCTGTTTATTAGTGCCTTTTGTTTCTTGGCTGGTACTATGTTCTTTTTAATGTTGTTGGTTCTGTTTCTGAGTGCTCTAGTTCTTTACTCAGTGGATATCTTGTCCATTGTTTTGTAGTTTTCCTAAGCTGACTTTTCATAGTGCACTTACTTAGCATAAAACATTTAAGGATAATtcctttttgcatttttttcaatttgtagTGCAGCTGTTGTTGGTTCTGTTTCGGAGTTCTCTAGTTCTTTACTCTGTGGATGTCTTGTccattgttttgttgttttcctcTCTCCTTGTTGAAAATGTGGTtcttatataataaattgaGGTATGGTATCTAGTTAAGAATTGATCACCTTACAACTATAACAGTGTTGGGTTTTCCAGTCCATCATGAGTTTCCTAAGCTTATGCCTTCTTTTTGTGGTCATCTTGACCAGCTCtgtattttattgttatatgcaataaaattttgtttcttttttcttaaaaaaaataaaataataactgATAGGCTTGGAGGATATGAATCCTTTTCTCAATTGGATTTGCTTTCCCAATCAAAGAAGGTTTTATAAACATGTTATTCAGATTCCTTTATGATTAGAATTCCTAATTGATGAAGCCCACTATTGTGGCTATACAAGGAGATCTGTTGTGCCAGTTCACAACATTTAAACTGAATATCAGGTATTTGATGAAATGCCAAATCTATTACCTTGATGCCTTTTTAAATCTATTAACTGGTGCTTCATTTCGTTTTTTGGATCTAGACATGCTTCTTCTATACTCTAAAATAATTGGAAATATGGAATGagggaaagaaaaaccatTACATAAGAGAAAAGGCATAAGAAGAATGGAAATAGTTTctagagagaaaaagaattataGAAGATGCATACAAGGACTCTTAAGCTTCTACCTTTAGTACTGAACCTTTCTCAGCTTCACCCATTTGTGGGGAGGAAAATTGGGTGGAGAGGGAGTTGGCTGGTGATTTAGAACAGTAGAAGGAACGTAGGTGCtgctgattttattttattttaaataaattttacagACTCATTTTTAAAGctgtccaatttttttttaaatgaacttGCTCTATTTTAGTATTTGTATGCagatttttgttcttttggggTTTTCGAAGTTTTCCGAAGGGTAGTTTTGacttcaaattcataaaagtGTGAAATGATATGCGAGTCAGTTGCTGTGCATTTACTCaacatgatttttattttagaatggTCCGCGTTTTTACAAGCACATTTGAAATTGTGTTATTGGTTACgtacatttttttgttttgttttttctttgcttatatgttatgattttgattttgtgtgtGCTTGTTAAGTTGATGTTCCATTAAGTAGATTTTTCGaccaaagaaaatttaagtggattttcagttattatgGTAGCatgcttttattttgttttgttttctcatgGTACTGCCTTTTTTGCATGTCAGTGGATCTAACAATAACAGGGTCTACAATGACTCTACATTGGAGCAATAATTAGCTTAAAGTCTCATCAGAAGCTACAATGAATGAGATATGAAGTTGGATGTTTTTGTCTTCATAGGGTGTCTTTACCAGCCTCTTCTCTGACACCAAGGCATTGTATTATGCTTGGAGGGTTAACTTCCTTTTACAGCTGGAACAAAAGCCTTTATTAGCTGCCATTTTCCTATTGGAATGGTAGTTCTTGTCTTACGTTTCGTTTAGTTGCACAATGGAGACCTCATTAGCTTGGATGTCGGAACTATACCAAAGTAAAGTGGTGCAATAACTCAAAGCACAAACTGCACTCTTGAACTAAAAGCCAACTGACTTGATGGGTAAGGAAAACTTATCGGAAGCTAGCATCGGAGCTAGTGAGGAAGGTGACTCACCTGGACAGAGTGATTCTTTAGGTACTCACTCACGCCATAGTCTTGACAATGAGGCCGGCTTATCAACTTGTCGCGTGTGCCAATGTGCTGAATCTGACAAAAGGGGAGATGCAGCGTTAGAGTTTTTGGGTATCACTCCTCCTACACAAGAAACATGTATACGCCATGGGCAAGTCAAGCCTGATAGCAGGGTAGCCCTTAAAGATGCTGAAGGTGATATGTATGTCAAGAAAAAACCTGGAAAAGAATCTGGGTTTTTGGAGTTTATAAGCCCTGATGGAGAGGTTTTCATTTGTGGTGCTGATTTAGAGACAGGTTCAAGTCACCATGAAGACACATTAGTTGAGCTTGGTTGCTCTTGCAAAAATGACCTTGCTTTGGTACACTATGCGTGTGCACTCAAATGGTTTATCAACCATGGGTCCACTGTTTGTGAAATCTGTGGACGTCTTGCaaaaaatatcagaatttCAGACTTCAAAAAGGTTATGATTTCCTTGAAGGAGTATGAAATATTGAGGGAAAGAACAGCTAGGGGGGAACCGGATGCCACACAGGTTAATACAAGTACAGATATAGATCCTGATGCTGTAGCTGCTATCAGAAGGCAACGACTGAGTGAGATTTCACTATGGTTTACCCCGCATAATAATAGTAACAATAATAACAATACAAGTACCAATTCTGTTTCAATTTCACAAGCTGTATCAGAACAACCTCAGAATACTGTTGTTGCCCCTGCTGAAAATCCTGCAACCAAGTGGGCTGTGGAAGGTACTGGGATTCTGCTTGCTACAGGGCTGCTTACTGTTACTCTTGCATGGCTTATAGCTCCTCGTGTTGGGAAGGTATGTCAAAATTGGTGNNNNNNNNNNNNNNNNNNNNNNNNNNNNNNNNNNNNNNNNNNNNNNNNNNNNNNNNNNNNNNNNNNNNNNNNNNNNNNNNNNNNNNNNNNNNNNNNNNNNNNNNNNNNNNNNNNNNNNNNNNNNNNNNNNNNNNNNNNNNNNNNNNNNNNNNNNNNNNNNNNNNNNNNNNNNNNNNNNNNNNNNNNNNNNNNNNNNNNNNNNNNNNNNNNNNNNNNNNNNNNNNNNNNNNNNNNNNNNNNNNNNNNNNNNNNNNNNTCATTCagcttattaaaaaaagggtaCAGATTGGAAAATATTTCTTCAACATCCTGCAAGTTTTGTGGGGAAACTTAATTTATTTGTCTATTGACTTTTCTTTACATGCTGGtaaaattcaaaacttttcACAAACATGAGCTGACTGACCTTCCAAATTGCATGCGAGGGACCAGAAGGAGAAAGATTTAGTACTCCCATCACTTTTCTTCTGCCACAGTATGCATGACTTTTGATGCTAAAAATGGATCTTTGCTATAATCCCCATGCACtccatcttttcttttctggttcttttttcctttctgtcTCCTTCGATGACCCATCATCTGGATTAAGAAGTCCAACCACCTCCTTGTCACCTAACACCTGCTTGTTCCGCTATTTCAAGTCCTTTTGAGAGCTTGAAGCTTGTTTTCGAAAACAAAGACATGGTTAAAGCACAAGATTATAACCCCTCTGTGAACCTCTGATCTCTCCACAAAACCTTAAGAGTTAATTCACATattcaatcaaattaaattgtgCCTTACCCTTGTGTAAGCCCCCACAATCTAACAAGTGTGGCCAGTGATTTGAAATGCTTGTTGGAAGCAAGCTTATCGAAACATCTGGGAAGGGCTCCTTGTCCATAGAAAATAAAGGATATACTCTTAACATTGACGGTAACTCTTGATTATTGGACCTTGTGTAATCAACTCCCTCTTGCAGCACATACATCAGAGCGCTGAACTCCACGAAATTCCCGAACTTTTTGACTGAAATCTGATCACCTAATATCCCCTCGCATCCCCCAAGCTTCATAACATATTTCCCTAGACAGAACATATAAAGAAACCCAACCATCCAAACATTGAAGTATACATTAGATTGATAACCTACTCTCATGTCCTTCACCTTCGTAAACATCCTCATACCCAATGAAGTAAAGGGCCCTTGCTTGCCAATACCTGACATGTAAATCAGAAAAACAACTCTCCTATAAACTCTGTATGAAAGGACGAAAGATGTACTCACCTTAATTTTTGAAAGCGGACAACATCAACATGCCAACCCTTTTACCaaatttttaataatcaaaGTGTTTCGTAGGTCATTCACATTTTGTACATGTGAAGATAAAGTTCTTGTCTTCATCTCGAATCAAAGCATGGGATTTGAATCAACATCCTCATATTTGCCTATTGAGGCCATTTTTTTATCACATCAAGTTATGCTATGCTTTTCTGTCCTATATTTTCTGATGAACTCTAGTTGGGTGTGCAGAAAACTGCCAGCAGCGGTCTTCATATTCTCCTGGGAGGAATTTGTGCTTTAACAGTAGTGGTTTTCTTCCGCTTTGTAAGTAACTTATATCTCTCCTTCATTTATCATGCGTGTTTACATtgtatttgattgattttcaTTGGCTCATCTATGGCTACATTAGGATTTAATATGGTTGGGTTAATTCAATGTTTTCCAgtatatatgattttattaattaatggaTATTCATGAAGATACTGATGTAGAACAACTAACGAGAAAGGATCTTAGAAGATAAAAGGAATTAGGTCCAAGAGAAGAGGAATAAATTGACAGAACAAGGGGAGAATTAGAAACAGAACTTATAGATCTTAGAAGAGAAGACACAGGGAGAGATACTAAAGGAGAAAATCTGTTTTTCAGTCATTTAAGTCTGCCTCAATTGAATTACAAAGCATGCATTTATAATGACCTAATTTTGGTAGAAACAGGAAAGTAATAAGAACTGGAAGCTAACAAATAGTATAGGAAACTGAGTCAACATGCCCCATGTGCTTTATTTTTGTGTCCCCCGTTACCCCCTTCCGTCAGTTTGGTCAGTAAAACTGTTAACTTGCTTACGTGGCATGAGtattttagatattttagcttttaaaaattttcaaattttaaaaaactgtttaaaacattttaataattagaaagttcttttaaatttttttttttaaagcccCTAGCACCAGAATAGCCCCACCACCACAACAACCCAACCCTTCCCCACTGCCACTCGCTGCCCCCAACCTATGGCCACCACTCCCCCATTGTTCAAATATGATACCCCACCCAGGTGATGCACCCACCCCAAACCATTAATAGCAATCAATCCCAACCCACCTAGCCACTTTCAACCCCCAGCCATACTCATCCCGAGCTGACACCCCAAATCCACAGCCAACCTCACAAATCCAATCTGCCACAAGCCGTAGCCATCCCAACAAATTACCCGAACGCCAATACCCCAAGGCGCAAGAACTTCTCTTATCTTCTCCAACTGGGTTTGATTTCATTTCATGCTTGTCATTTTCACACATTCTCTGTGCAGCCATGAGGGTTATGCGATTGGAGTTTACAAACAGTAAACTcattttgaagaaatttattttgtttattatttttttaccatGGTGGAGGAGAAATCAGGATGGCAAGATGGGGAGGGAATGGTAAGCATGGGTTGGGGGTGGTTGTTGGCGATGGGGAAGGATTGggttgtggtggtgggggatttattttttccctcttttctaatttattttattattaaaatgtttttaaactgttttaaaattttgagaatttttaattgtaatatcccaaaccaaaaattcataatgaaggaatattttatgttgcgaaaagacaattttgccatcgtaatattttattaagaaaaaggtgactttttgatcgagaaggaatttgacaattccgcttgcgccattgcgtaaaGCACGGCaaaacgagttcatagacatgtagtgggcccgaatcggagttgtaatgaAAGAGTCATGGTCAAAaaagtctcagtggcataaccgtaaatattttgaagttggatCTATAAAAATCTAgccagctctctctctctcgcgcgaAAACGGGCCGCCGCCTTCCAGAGCttgctggcgccgcctcagggcaccaccggccacgggaccggtggcgttggaaccgtcgtcgagtcccctacctttccCTACCGATCCCTCGCCCGCCGACGACCTGTGCTGGCCGGAAACTGCGAaaacttcaagttcaaaaaTCCGGTGGCTACACTACAAATCGATCTAATCTAACCCAACAGGCAGTTAGAActgctcgagaggttcaagatccatacctgggtcgacgaaaatggtggccggaggagggagatcggaggcCTTGAAGTTTCGGTGAGTGCCCGTCGTTCTTTCGCAGTTTTCGGCCCGCACAGGTCATTGGCGGTCGGGGGATCGAGCGGGAAAGGTAAGGGACTCGACGacggttccaacgccaccgatcccgtggccggtggtgccctgaggcggcgccagcaaGCTCTGGAAGACGGCGGCCCGTTTTCGCGCGAGAGAGAGCTGGCTGGGTTTTTATAGatccaactttgaaatatttacggttatgccactgagactcttttgaccgtaactctttcgttacaactctaattcgggcccactacgtgtctatgaactcgtttcgccgtgctctacgcaatggcgcaagcggaattgtcaaattccttcgcaatcaaaaagtcacatttttcttaataaaatattacgagggcaaaattgtcttttcgcaaaataaaatattccttcattatgaatttttggtttgggataTTACATTAATTGttaaaattactaaaataccCATACCACGTCAGCAAGTTAATGATTTTAGTGACCAAACTAACGGAATGAGGTAACGAGGGACGCAAAAATAAAGCACGGGGGGCATATTGACTCAGTTTGTAGTGTAAGGGGCAAAGTGAGATTTTCGGTGAAGCACAGGGGGCATATCGATAATTAagcctaaaaaaaaatatattcacAAATTTGAGTcagataaatataaaaatgctTGGTTGGTAAAGTACTCTCCTTAATTGAACCGTACCactataaaataaagaaaatcacaaatttgattttcacAGTAAACTCATAAAATACAGAAGGCTATAATCAAGCTAGCTGCACTTTGTGTGCATGTGTGTCTGGATGCCCTTTAGTTTACATAGATAGGATTGCAGATGACCTGTCGATTGATAATGATTTTCtctttggattttattttgtatgcacgCATGCATAAATGCATATCCTAAATGTTAGCAGTAGCAAACTGAAAACAACTTTGCCAACTTCCTTTGGCAACCTGAAACTTTTATGTACCTACTCAAGAGAAAAGATTGAAATAATATGCTCAAGATATGCTGCACCTTTGTTCTGTTCTCTGAAACTGTAAGTAGACTGACTgttattttatcttttgcGTGAGGGGAGATGGTTGGTGGGTGGGATGTTGGTTTATGTTGTTTCATCTCCATCCTGTATTCTTTATCTtattgtataaatttttagtACCTTGAAATAGAAGACGACCAAGCCAGCAATTGCTGGGATGCAAAAATGTGGGTGgcttttaattgatttaagaCATTTAGTTCGCAGATTGGAAGTTTGGTTACTCCATTCTGTTTCAACTAAAAGAGATGTATTAAGAGAAGTTTTTCTATGAACAAGCTTTGAGGAAATTTTGATTATACACATGAATTCGAGTGCAGTCATAATTTTAACTTACGAGTATTAAGTATGGACCGAATGACAATGAGATGTATAAATCACCATAATAATCTTCTATTTGTttcctatataaaaacaataataatatttttgcttttaaatGTGGCAGTTTGTGCTCACCAGAATCAAGTATGGACCTGCTCGCTACTGGGCAATATTATTCgtcttttggtttcttgtcTTTGGTATTTGGGCTTCACGGACACACAGTTCTCATACaacataatttaaatatatatagtttatGCATATaaatccattatttttttcttcttgcaaaGAAACTCTACAGAACTTCATTTATATTTCAGAGATTATTTGGTTGGCTGCCATCGATGGGAAAGTGTGGGTGAGCTATACATGTATTAATGCACTGTAGGATGTGAATATACTGTGTATTTTCCCTTTTCAAGAAGAAGATATTTGCAATCACATGATGTAGCCAACaaccaacaaccaaaaaaggGGGTTGTATGATATTTTATGGTTTTTATTCCTTTCGAAATTCATGTTACATGTTAATGGGTCATCATACCTCAGTTCATGGATTATGCTcttcttttgaataaaatcatTCAGGAAAATTCACTGATTAATGAGCATGGAATTTTCGTGCTAATCCGATATACGTTGGGCATTTCCACCGATTTAAATTGGCTGAACTGGATCAACCAGTACAGTTTGATATGTCTCCTTCTTTGTTCCAAAAATCTGGTTTGGCGTTAAATCGAAAGTTGTACTCAGTTGAGGGGATTGTTGGCTTAACGTCGGTATCTAGAAAGGACATACCGTACCGACATGGTCGGTGCAGGGATCACAAGCACATAGGttcaacagaaaaaataactGCAGGATCAACGGTATTAAAGTGAAAGTGACAACTTTTTTAATCACCCCAAAACCTTCAACATACTTCACAAGCACATAAGTTCAACAGAAAATATAATTGCAGGACCATCGGTATTAAAGTGAAAGTGGAGTTGAGGGACTCATAACCAATAATTGAGTTAGACAACCAAAATATTGATTGGGCCTAAATTCAGCGCCAATTGCTCCTAAAATCCTTGTTCATAATTTGGAAAATTACATGTGAACGAACAACGATATTTCTAAATTtgagatttaaaaaaaacaatgatatTTTAAAATCGAATACTGCGGACTATTTACATGAAATATTGACATTCGCTAGCTGAGAGTGGAAGGGCCCCTGATCTTTATACATTTTGATACTaacattaaaacaaatgcaGATAATTAGTCGCCGCATTATGAAAGTACCAGAAAATATCAATGACGCTATGTAGTAGTATATTCCATCAAATATTACCAGTGCAGACAGATTTACCTTCTACATATCTATCTTAATTTACTACCAACTAAGGACATACATGTGCCCAGGTGTTGTGTTCATTATAATTGACTATGTAATAGTGCGTGGAAAAGGgataaagaaaaggaaaacccGACTCAGCAATTTCTCGATGACTTTGAcagattggattggattgaattggaattaaaaatatatgaaaaccAATATAATCATTGAAGGATTTCCCACTTCCAACAAATCCAGTTGAGTTGATTTCGTAATGTTATGCATCTTATAAGCATTTGAAACAATAGACCAAACTATAAATGGCCTAAGCCTTTTTATGCTTGTGTAcattttaaaaccaaaacatttttgttttgaactttGAATCTTCCTGAaaaaaatgaccatccaattTGATCCTAGCCAAACGACATTGGATTCAATTGCATTCCAAACTTATAACAACACGCCAACATTAGATTCGATTGAgttttccccaaatttaacaGTTTCAAATTGCTTGACACCCCTAAATTAactttctctatctctctaAACTTTCATCTTACATGTTTCTATTTATCTTTGAATTCATCTATCCCTTTCTCTCACTTTCTCCCAATCATAATTCATCTGCGTCCTTTAAATTCCCACATTGTCCTGCATTAACTGTTTACTGAAGACTCATGGATTGCACACATGATGGTGGATTGTTTCACAGATTTATTTACTATTGTAAGTTCTCTAATAAGGAAATAATAACCAAGAACTAGAACCATCACGAAGGtatttctttaaaacaaattacaGAAATCAGTTCAATGTCCTAGTACCTTAACCCAATCAAGAATGTCAACAACTGACCAATTTGAGGGCCTTCATATCCTGAAGCAatcaaagagagaaacaatGCTATGCAGTAGAAAACAATATATCACAGTGATATTTGTCAATCAGACTTCCAGTCAAAAGCCTATGGGAATACTATGAAAACAGTGGCACATATCACCATTATAAACCAATACCAAAAGACTTTGGCCGAGATTTGTTCTTACTTGACAACTTCATCAGTTTTGCatgttcttcttcctcttcctgcTTTTTTCTCCTTGCAGCCTCTTCTTTCTGTCTCTGAATCAGCTCCAACTCTCGATACCGTTCCTCTTCTTTGCTCTGCTGTTCCAAAGCTTCTCTTCTCTGAGCCTCTTCCACCCTCCTCCGATTCTCCTCCAGCATCTTATCAagctcttctctctctttccgaGCTTGTTCCTGAGTGATGTAGGGAACCATATCAAAGGATCATATAGATCACAAAAATGATAACATaacatgtaatatatatatatatatatatatatatatatatatatatatgagtgcATGTATGTATTAGTAAGTGCGCGTGGTTTAATCATATGCACAGCACAAGAAACCTTCAGCTATGACAACAAAAGGTAGAGAAACAGTGATTGAACTAGAGGCAACCTAACTGAGAGAATGTGACCGCATTGACAACAACGCCGATGATATTTAATCCAGTTTACTCATTAAACAGTCACTATTCTAGGGCAAAAATTACCAAAGCTAAGATGGAATGCCACATGTACTTGTAGCATGGGGCTCATCATAGGCAGGTGATTATCGACCTGAACAGCCATCTTGattaataaattcatatttgtcAACCATCTTTGGTAACATGTGCAATTTGGTCTtcataatcttcttttttcatgttctAGTGAAGCACATTTGTTCCttcattaaaaacaaagaccagttttaaattggtttttgttttaattttgtttcacATTTCTCCACCCCTCTCAACTCCTTCACCCATCTACTCTTTCACATCTTCCTTTCCTCCATTTCCTcaattgaggaaaaaaaaacagaacaaaacaaaaggactACTAATGTGACtgactcaaaaaaaaaaatcaatcagtGATCAAACCTCAAACAAATATTGCAATAAACACATTCACTTGACTTTTTCGTGTTCGTATATCAACCCAGATGAAAGGGATAAGATAATGGTCAGAAGCCAAGTTGCTTACTTCTTTCTGTCTTGCTTCAACAAGAGCagcttccttttctttttcaagttgagctttaacatcatcaaacAATTTCTTCTGACCTTCTTTTATACGCCTCTCGATTTCTAACTTAACTTCATTAGAAGACAACCTCTCCTCCACATTCTTCCGAATCGCTTCCTCAAGTCTCATTGCAGTCTCTTCTTCTAACTGTTTGAGTTCTGCCTCCTGTTGACGCCTGACAGATAATGGCACATTCAAAAGACTTAATACACAGACcatagaagaaaaatgtgagcAGCAAACAAAAATTCCCATCAAATCATTGTAACATGATCATACTCATATATTATACACAACCACAGAAAGCATGCCTCACCAGTCACTAAGACACTAACAATTGTTTATGGATTATAAAATGCTGGGCAGTAAATAAAGTTACCtgattttttcttcctcctctttctTGAGTTTATCCGCACCATTTTTGCGTTCAGTTGAGGTTAGACGGGGCCCTGGAGACTTGGGTAAAGGAGGAGGAGACAAAGAGCTACTTCTACTCCTACTTCTGTGTCGTCTATGTCGTCTGGGTGTCGGCGAACGACTCTTGCGCCGCCTGTAACTTGAAGAACGACTTCTCCGGCGACGTGGGGAGCCACTCGAACGATTTCTTCTATGTTTCCCAACAACATTTGCGATTACGAACAgccaaatttaatttaatccaattcaatccaattGCAGATACTTAAAAATGGGAAATTTGAGAACTGACCTGGAGTAGGGTGAGCGGCTTCGATCTCTGCGGCTTCTCCCTCTGCTGTAGGATGGCGACCTTGATATGCTCCGTCCCattttttccctttatttctttgtttttctctttttctttttattgtcaTGGCTCTTCTTAGTGAAAAACCCCAACTcacaaacaaacccaaaatattttcaaaaagaCGGAAAAAAACCCCTTCTCTTTAGCACCAAATATATCGAAGTCCTAGGGCTCTTTCCTATGCTCAATGTGGGTAAATACTATCCATAAACCACTTTGTGGGTGTATATTGGTGAAAATCTAATTTTTACGTTTTTCCAGAGAGTGGggattgagaaaaaaaatctcaataCTCTCATTTAGCtttcaatcaataaaacttcaTTTGTTCATATACTTTCTCTTATTACACTCTCTTACTCCGACCCCTGTTAATACCTCCGACCACCATTAATATTCAGTCATAACAATTCCAGGAACATAAGCAATTAAGTaagtctttttctcttttatttttggttttcttacTAGACTTCTTGTCCAAAACAAGGAAAACActttttataattatgttATTATCTTGCTAAACTAACGATCAATACTTTGTTTGAGCACTTAGTCATGTTTG of Prunus dulcis chromosome 4, ALMONDv2, whole genome shotgun sequence contains these proteins:
- the LOC117626324 gene encoding uncharacterized protein LOC117626324; the encoded protein is MGKENLSEASIGASEEGDSPGQSDSLGTHSRHSLDNEAGLSTCRVCQCAESDKRGDAALEFLGITPPTQETCIRHGQVKPDSRVALKDAEGDMYVKKKPGKESGFLEFISPDGEVFICGADLETGSSHHEDTLVELGCSCKNDLALVHYACALKWFINHGSTVCEICGRLAKNIRISDFKKVMISLKEYEILRERTARGEPDATQVNTSTDIDPDAVAAIRRQRLSEISLWFTPHNNSNNNNNTSTNSVSISQAVSEQPQNTVVAPAENPATKWAVEGTGILLATGLLTVTLAWLIAPRVGKKTASSGLHILLGGICALTVVVFFRFFVLTRIKYGPARYWAILFVFWFLVFGIWASRTHSSHTT
- the LOC117626702 gene encoding uncharacterized protein At1g10890-like is translated as MGRSISRSPSYSRGRSRRDRSRSPYSRRNRSSGSPRRRRSRSSSYRRRKSRSPTPRRHRRHRSRSRSSSLSPPPLPKSPGPRLTSTERKNGADKLKKEEEEKIRRQQEAELKQLEEETAMRLEEAIRKNVEERLSSNEVKLEIERRIKEGQKKLFDDVKAQLEKEKEAALVEARQKEEQARKEREELDKMLEENRRRVEEAQRREALEQQSKEEERYRELELIQRQKEEAARRKKQEEEEEHAKLMKLSSKNKSRPKSFGIGL